The sequence below is a genomic window from Ipomoea triloba cultivar NCNSP0323 chromosome 10, ASM357664v1.
AGAGAATAGTTGTTGGAATCTTGTTAATTGGGCGAGTTTCTCATTTTCAACACTTAAATCTATAACAAGCTGtgtttattgtttatatttttacatCTTGTAGGGTTTTAACAATGCAACAGTTCCCTCATCTGCTCAAGCAGCATTTCCATACATATTTGGTGTCAACAAATTTTTGCAGGTCAGTTTGGTTGTCCTATTTTGTCTTGAACAGTGTTTGTTTCAAAGTTTGCTTGTTTCTCCCTAAGCTCTTTCACTTTTAACTAATGCAGGCTGGTTCTTTTGATCTTGTTGGGAGCATTGTTTATGAAATAGACCAGCATCCCTACCAAAGCACATTCTACAATGGCACTATTGAAGTGACTGAGCCTGGAGGTCTTCTCAGTGTTGAGTCTGTTTTCTTGTTTTGTCTTGGAGTTGGTCTTGTTGGCCTTCTTGTATTCTGGCTTCATGGTCAGATCCAGCGCTTATCAAAGGTGATTAGATATCACTGTTAATTTGATTATACTGTCAGTAacatattactccgtatattgaACCAGCTTATGAATTGATCAATACAGAATAATCTATGCCCTGGTATAACACACCGAAGGGAATATTGCTAGTTGAAATATTCATGAGAATGCCAATAGCCTCCTAATCTTGGTCAATATAATGGCTCTTGCATAGATGCACCTTTGTCCTCTGAGCTGCGTAGTATGCTTTTCTAATTTATTGCTGGTTTTCTCAACCTGAATTTGTGCTAACAATTaattcttcttccttgctctaTGATCAGAATTCAGGATACAAATGTGTTGCACGTGTAgtttatttcctttttatttatagAAAGGATTAAAGCTTACACCACTTTTTTTCTCCACTTGATCTGCAGAAAACTAAGAGGGCTCCAAAGGCAGCAAAGGTTGAAGTTGGAACTGGAACAAGGGATGCTTCTATGGATGAATGGCTGCAGGTTTGTGGTTCATACATTTTCACACATAAAGAAactattatcattatttattaCCATTACTCAGAGTTATAATGTTTTGATATTACATTCTGAATAATGAAAACATAACATTTTATGCTTTTCAGGGAACGGCATTTACCCAGTCACAATCCAAATCAAAGAAGAAGAACTAAAATGAGGAACTATTTTGATTAGCTTGTATGCTACAGTCTGAAGAGGAAATTTCTAAGTTAGGTGCTTGAATTTTGAGGAAAGCTGAAAAGCAGATATAGTTATTTAGATTCAAACAACCTACATCAGTGTTGTAGCTCTACTTTGGAACCTTTTCCCAACGTTTGTTAGTGCCAACTGACTTGACCTTTGAGCTAGGAAAGAAACAATTTTGTTAAACAACACCACTCATTTGACATTTCACTATTTCAGTTTCGTTTGATCTTAACTATACTTTGCCTCTTTGATTGATATGGGTTCTTAGAATTGCACCATCATGGCATGAAGCTATACTATGTTATGTTCATGTTCTTGACAGACTGACAGTATCTCAAGTGATTTCAATACTACTGCTTTGTCAATTCACCAACAGTATTTTCCCAGTTTTGTTGGtggtataattttaaaaatccactttatatataaagttttacaCACGACACGTATATAGCTTCTGCATCTACCATTATTACTTCTTCACATATTTATTCTCCTATAAAACCTCTCATGTCATttatatatgagtatatgacaAGTCTCATAAATGCtatatttgaaaatacataGGTGGGGGACCTCCCAGACTCCTTGCATTTCTGTGTTGCTTGAAGATAGCTTGCTGACAGATATTTAGATCGATGATCTCTAAGTCAACAATGGGTGCATCCAATTTCTAAACAATGATTGGAACCCCCGCCATGGGTGCCGACACGGATTATATATTGTTTTCAATacctttaattatatatttcgtaatcaataaaagtatcttgaaaattataaaacgttaacgaacactttTTGATTTaaacaaatatgaaatatacaTCGCTGATAGAGTTGAGTGATTTGTTACATCGATTATTTTCTCTCCTAATTAATTCTAACTATATCAATCAAGCTATTAAAAACTTGAGGATGACATATAGAAATGTGACAAAGCTTGTCATGTGcggatgtatatatattcatgtaaaGCACACTTAATTAGTTAAATATCACTATCAGGCTAGCGATATTTTAGCAtcatttgttatatatattagcCATGAATTACGGTTCGTACGTAATATGGGgtaattgaaatttaattaacaaacctaaccaaaagaataataatttaatgtaATAAAAGTTCTTACTTAAGAATAGACCAGGCCATTACTCCGTATTTCACTCCGTTGATAactatccttttttttttgttaacttATACAACGTTAGCTTTATCGAACTTCCTTGCTGACTGAAAGGTTGCGGTTGGAATTATTGTAATGCGATAGTACGTAAATTGCAGTCACAGGGAGTGGGTATAATGGTATATATGGTACGATCATAATGCGATAGTACGTAAATTGCAGTCACAGGGAGTGGGTATATATGGTACGATCAAATATCATGTGATGATATAAATGCCAACTTTGAACTACTATACAATGTGAATTGTAATGCAAAATGAAAAGTGTATGTAAAAGAAAGTGGTAAATTATATTCATGCATGCTTATTGATCTAATATGAGCTGTGTATAGTGTATATTAACTCTGCATGGGGTGTAAAGCCCAGTATTAATGAGTGGTGGCAAGTAGGTTTGCAGATGGCTAAGGAATACAGTTGAAGGCTCATTTATTGTGGAATTGAAAATGGTCCCTTAGCTTGATGGTTCATCAGCGAAGCTTCGCTGGTTTTTGAGTGCGGTTATCTATCAATCAAATTGCTGTTCTGTGAATCATCACATTCTTGCTAGCGGAGCTTAATTAAGTCAACCTCCGTTTGAATATAATGCTCATCGACCTACCCTCATGTGAGCTCTTTAAGTGTGTGTCGGTGAGAGTTGCCCCGAAGTATAGTGAACTTCCTCATCCACACGTTATATATATCACCCCTTCATGCCTCCTCTCAATCATCAACGTAGCCTAGCTTAGCGAAATGGGGGCTCAGTCCCTTTGCCGTAGAGTCCTTCTGGGATTCTTGCTGTCATTGTTTATTGCAGGTTTTTGCTATGGTACTGATGAGAGCACAGTCCGGGTGGTTGGGTTTGGAGAATGTGCAGATTGTAAGGAGAATAACATTAAGACCAGTCAGGCATTTTCAGGTATACCATACCTATCTGATctgtaatattatatataattcagcATTATTAATTGTATAGTGGCATGATGGTTACGTTGTAATGGTTGAGTGCAGGGCTTCGTGTAACTATTGATTGCAAGCTCGAGAATGGAGAGATGCAAAGAAAGGGAGTTGGAGAGCTAGATAAAGATGGTAAGTTTGAGGTGTCATTGCCTAAGGAAATAGTGAAGGAAGAATGCTATGCACAGCTCCACAGTGCATCTGCTGCACCTTGCCCTGCGCACAATGGCATTCAGGCCTCCAAGATTGTTGCTAAAAGGGATGGAAAGCATGCGTTGGAACCAGCTGGGAATCTGAAATTCTCAACAGCTGTTTGCCAATCGGCTTTCTTGTGGCCACACCCCAAGCTGCCACCCTTCCCTAAGTTGCATCCATGGAAGAAGCATTTCCCTAACCTTCCACCCCTCCCACCATTGAAGCACTTTGGCCACCCTTTCCCTATTCCACCAATTAGCATTCCACCCATCAAGCCACTCCCACCCAAGCCACCAATTTACTTTCCACCCATCAAGCCACTCCCACCCAAACCACCGGTTTACATTCCACCAATAAAGCCACTCCCACCCAAGGCACCAGTTTACGTTCCACCAGTAAAGCCACTCCCACCCCCTGTCCCCATCTACAAGCCTAAGCCTAAGCCACCAGTTTACGTTCCACCAGTAAAGCCACTCCCACCCCCCGTCCCCATCTACAAGCCTAAGCCTAAGCCACCGGTTTACGTTCCGCCAGTAAAGCCACTCCCACCTCCCGTTCCCATTTACAAACCAAAGCCTAAGCCACCGATTTACGTTCCGCCAGTAAAGCCACTCCCACCTCCCGTTCCCATTTACAAACCAAAGCCTAAGCCACCGGTTTATGTTCCACCAGTAAAGCCACTCCCACCTCCCGTCCCCATCTACAAGCCAAAGCCTAAGCCACCGGTTTACATTCCTCCGGTAAAGCCACTTCCACCCCCGGTCCCCATCTACAAGCCAAAACCTAAGCCGCCGGTTTATGTTCCACCTGTAGTCAAGCCATGTCCACCCACCGTCCCCATCTACAAGCCAAAGCCTAAGCCACCCATTTACATTCCACCTATAAAGCCACTCCCACCCCCAGTTCCCATCTACAAGCCAAAGCCACCAGTTTACATTCCACCAGTAAAGCCACTTCCACCCCCCGTCCCCATTTACAAGCCAAAGCCACCAGTTTACATTCCACCAGTAAAGCCACTTCCACCCCCCGTCCCCATTTACAAGCCAAAGCCACCGGTTTACATTCCACCTGTAAAGCCACTTCCACCTCCTGTCCCCATTTATAAACCAAAGCCACCAATTTACATTCCTCCAATTGTAAAGCCACTTCCACCTCCCGTTCCTATCTACAAGCCAAAACCAAAGCCACCAATTTACATTCCTCCAATAGTGAAGCCATTGCCACCTATTTACAAGCCAAAACCAAAACCACCTATTTACATTCCTCCAATAATAGTAAAACCACTTCCACCTCCGATCCCCATCTACAAACCCTTGCCTCCAATAATAAAGAAACCATGCCCACCTAAGATCCCAAGCCTTCCTCCATTCCACCATCCACTCCTCCCTCCTCTGCCTCCTCATATCCCTCACCCATAATAAAATAGtggaatatatatttcatgCAAGTATCAATAGTCCTGCTGGGTGCAATGCATGTAGCAGGCTTCATTTATGTTTCTTCAAGCAGTGATTAGCTAGCTTTGGTTTACGTAGTGATAATTTCCGGTTGTGCAATAAGAGGAACTCAAGGAATGGACTATATGATTGATCAATTAAAGAATGGAGTGGACGAAAGGCTAGCTAGTGGCTGGATATTATATTAGTTAAAATTGCTTTTGTTTATTTGTGGAATGAGATTGTGCCCATGTTGGTTGGTTGGCGCTGCCCATGTTTGTAAATTTCTATTAAGTGAATGCTTTTTCAGTGTATTATTACCGCAAATAATATACCACTTTcaattgaattttatatttattctgTAATTTTGTGTATGTGTGTACTCACAGCTTtgtttaatttatctttataatatatatatatatgtgtgtgtgtgtgtctaagAGGACATTTTCAATGCAATGCCATCCCACATTCTTAGAACATTCAATGACATTCTCATGACTCAAGAATATCTAAGAGGCATTTTATTGAACACTTGATCGGTGTTCTTAAAGTCACACACCCTACTTTTCTCAAAGTCCTTGAGCTTAGACTAGGCTGTCACTCCCTAATCAGAACTCAATCATGTCAATCAACATCATCATGGTGAAGTCTCAAatttcattcccaaccaattcAAAGTCATACCATCAAACAGATAGCCTACATCATTATCTCCCTCAAAGGATAACTAATTGCACATAAGTATAATGAAAATAACACAGTATTCACAATCAACAATGAATCACATAACAAACACAAGATATATAAGATAAAAGCAATAAAGCAAGAAAGTAAATTACAAATGAAGGAAACAAAGAGAATAATAATTTAcctattgaaaatgaatatgaaaTATTTGAAATCTAATTTAAATGTTTCAATCCAAGCTTCCAAAATGTTTAGGACCATAAATCTAACCCTAATCTAACAATGGAAGGAAATGGTAAAGAGTAGCTAGAGTTCGTGTTATGTTTAGAACCGAGTTGAAAAGGCTGGAAACGAGCTTAATTACCAATAGAGAATGATAGACACTGGCATAGGCACGCCCACGGCCAAACCCTTGCCTAGAAAAGTGTATACACTGGAATGTTGGCACATGATTAGGCACAACCGGTTGACCGTGGCCAGTCATGTGCCTAGTGCAGGCAAATTCATGTGCAAGTTCTTTGATTTGTAGGCAAATTTTCACCATTGAAATATTCGAATTTGTCTAAAAGTTGTAGCTCTTCAAGTTGATTTTCTATTGGCGTAATAATCACTTGATTTGGATCTTCATACGCTAAGATATGGTCGAAATACCGAGTAGTGATCTTGTTATGCGAGAATTTCGATCAACTCTTTGATATTTTGCTCCACTTTTACCTTGTTTTGTCTATGTGATTAAAACTATCGAAAACACCACTCTTTGGCTCTTCAAGATGTGTTGTCTCCATCGTCATAACTGTTCATTGACTCTACACATGCATCAAAAATGCTTCAAAAATCAACAAATTCAtctaaatcataaaaaattacaccCAAACACAACGAATGAACCAGATGATAAACAATTTGGACAAAATTATAGCAAAtgacaagaaaaataaatttaaatgcaaggttaaaatacaaacatttaaactattatcaATTACTTACATATCATTTGAATTAAACACATTCAAGATTAAAAtgagattttgatttttgagaaagtgtattttttaaatgtgtttatttgcgttttttttttaaaatttaaatgcattttcaaattagttttgtttaaaataattcaagtttcaaaatttttatatttttatctaGGTCTATACAAAACCGTTCGTTCTCCACAATGTTATCCTTGCATAGAAAAAATTAGTTTAGGTAACGCTATATTAGAAAAAATGCATATATAAGCTATTTGAATGGGTAgtataaaaaaaagaagaagaaggggtaaaatataattttattgaatAATTAAAAAGGGTTTATGCAACATTTtccactttaaaaataaatttcgaAGAAAAAGCGCGCGGACTAGTTGATTTACCTAGGGTTTCAACTTCCGGTTCAGGTCCCTCGCACTGAGGTAGACGAGTTGGTGAGCTTTCCGAAACAGAGTCCCGGAGAGGTGAAACACCCAGTTCTTCAATGGCGACGACTCCGAACACGAAGGACGAAGCTCCCAACACCATTAAGGTCGTTGATTCTTCACTCTGGTGGGACTCATTCTCCGTCTTGCTCACCGAACTCGAAAACATTTCGCTCTCCTCCGACATTACTTCTTCTCTGGTATAGCACTTCCTATCTCGCCAATACAAGTAAATGTGGagttttaatattcatttcttcGAGTttcatttagttttgttttatttaaatttaggaaaggaaattgaaagaaaatcaCCCGTGGTTCCTGGATGCAAAATCATTGTTTAAGCCACCTAATCAGAAATCAAGAGAGGCATTGGATGCCAGCGCCGTAAAGATTGATTCACGACAGATTACAATATGGCCAGAACTCAAAGAGACAGCTCTAAAAATTAGTTCTATTCTGGTAAATGTTGTTAATTGAAAATTGTTTATTTCAATGGTTAACTCCAATTTGTATTTTAGTTGCTTCTAGTAATTCTTACTATCTCTACTTGGACTCTGGTTTTAGTCTTATGCTGCTTTGCGCTCTGATATTCAGCTTATTTGTTGAAAAAGATGTATTTCTTGTTTGTCTCAGTGTTTAGATGAAGTGCAATCCTACATTCTTGTTGAAAGATCACTCAAACAGAACACTCTTGCCACTGAGGCAATAATCCATGAGCTTCCTCATTTGGTTAGTAGCAAGCAGCTCTACATCTCTGTCTGTCCATACTTTATCATGCACCTCAGCATTGTTCATTGATGAATTCCAAACCACTAGCTTTAGGTGGTGTTAATCATTGCCACTGCCAGTAAATCTGTTATGCATTATGATTCTTCCTGTTCTTTTATGAAATAATTTGAAATGAATTATCATACAGTAGGGAATTTGATATTATCTGTCTCTTAAAACTAATCAACTGACTTTGATGAACAAAATGCGTGATACCAACGTAAAGCATAATGATTGACTTGTAGACTCATTAAGATGCACATGTAGATGCATTTTGTTTATTATATGCTGAAGATATCATCAATAGTAATAGTATGTTTGACTTTTTTTCTTACTTTCACTGTCAAGGTTATTCTTCAGTATTACATTGAACGGCAGTGTTTATTGAAGTGCACACGACAGATTCTTATGCATGCTTGTAAGTGTTCCTCACTTCCTCCAAAAGCTGCAGAGTTTTTCTTTACCAGCTACATTGCCTCTGATTCTCCATGTAATGGAGAATGTGTGTCCAAAAAATCTTGGATAATGTTAGTTGCTATCATATAGACTGATGAATTGTATTGCATGATACTCATTTGATTAATCACTGCTGTGGCTTGAGAAAAGAATTAAAAGACCTTAATTATTCTATTCTATGGAGGTCCCTTTAAGGGTAAACTCCCAACTGTACAACCAATTTGACTCTgccattttgaatttttatttcataCACTTGGCGTTCATCTTTTGACTAACCTTAATTTGTATGCTAGTCTTCACTCAGGTGATCTGATTTTGGTGCATTTACAGAAATTTTTTGTATCTTGTTTACCTTCTCCTAATGATAGTAACTCTGGTGCAGTATATTTTGGAACAAAACCTAAAGAAGGATCTGGTATCGTGGATGAGGCACATAAGTTAATATCTGATGGACTAGAGACTAAAATGCTATCTGTTCTAGAAGACAATCTGTCCTTGAACTTTCCAGAGCCCATGGTAAGTTAAACTGTAAGTTTGAAGTTGACTTGAGATGGTTTGCACACACACATGGTTTTTACATGCATATGTTTTTGATTCTTTGGTGTGGATCAATGCTCAGATCTCCATTGATTTGTATTTGCAATTGCATGTATGGGAGTTTTGGGTTAATAATTTTCATAACTGAGAATCTACCTTGCTGTGCTTCTCAGGAAATTGACTTCTACACTTTGTGGGCTGAAGAGATACTTACTGAGGACAATCTGATCTTGGACATTCTTTTCCTTATATATTATGAGTTCTGCACTTGCAGTGGTAAACAATGGAGAAAGTTGTGTTTGCTTTATGAGGTAATTCACTACTTCCCCAGATGCTGTAGTAATCAATTTGTTTACTCTGCAATTTTAACTGCTTTCTTTATTGCAGGGTTTCATTTCTAATTCTCTTAATTTTGGGAGGTTAGCTATATCAGCGGAAtcattttcttctatttgtcATGCCAAAGTACAGCTGTTGCTTATTCTCATAGAAACTTTGAACTTGGAAAATCTTCTTCAAATGGTTCATGATGAAATTCCTTTCAGGTTATGCACAATTCTTTCCATAACCTTTTTATGTTGCAGATATTGTTGAAAGCTAAAATGCTATTAATAGCTTTAAGTGAAATTCAGGACTTATGATGGTGTTTGTTTCCTTGAAGTATGATAAAATTGAATTAGTTAAAAATGTGCAtgattttaaagctttattccTCAATCCCATTTTGCTGAATTgctttttattcatttattatttttgcttAGTAATCAATCCAATAGGTGCATAAGTTTTCTTTGAATTCTTTGAGGTTCTTTTTCTTTGCTGCCGAGGAATATCCTTGTTTTGTTTGAGAACCATGTTCACAAACACCATGCTATGAGTTCTTTCTCACAATGTATGTCATTATGATTTCACATCTTCTTGCATAGATGAGATATAGCAGTTAATATCAAATTATGcttaaatcaataataataatagttaaagTAAAAAAGATGAGATTGTGTAAACTAGCTTGAATGTCAGTCTGTGATTACTTCTTCCCTCCCCCCATCcatttttttagttctaaacatgagttttagtattttggagtttgGCATTCTTTACAGAATTTATTCTTCAGGTTTATTTACTGAgttcctcattttttttttctcaggCAGGGTTCTGCCACATTTTCTTTAAATGATGTTCAAGAAATTGATGCTCTGGTATCTAATCTCAAtgtttttgaaaagaaagaagcTGGTCCACTGATTCTAGCATGGGCAGTATTTCTTTGTCTTGTATCCTCACTTCCGGAAAAGGAGGAAAGTAATGTACTGATGGTATGTTGTGTCATAAGCTTGTCTGATTTGCTTGAACTATCTCCCCAATGCAATAATCTGTGTGGATAATTTTTATTGATTGGTAATATTTCAGGAGATTGATCATATTGGTTATGTTCGCCAAGCTTTTGAAGCTGCATCTTTGAGTTATTTCCTTGAAATCCTTGAAAGTGACATACTGAAGGAGGATTCAGATGTGAGTTGATATCTGTTAATGGTTCTTTATATACTTGAACTAAACCAtttactgtatttttttttctttttctttttctgctAAGGGTCCCATTGCTGGGTTCCGAAGTGTTTTAAGAACATTCATATCAGCCTTTGTTGCTTCTTATGAGATCAATCTCCAGGTACTTGATCAATCCATGGTGCTTATAGTTATTAACCTTGcaagttgcaaatatttattattcctTTCTTGTGTGGCAGCTTGAGGACAATAACCTTCAACTAATATTGGAAATCCTTTGCAAAATTTATCGAGGAGAGGTTTGGGtgcatttttgttttcttcaattaaagaatattttttCACTTAAAACAATACTCTTGCAATTATATGGATAATGCAGGAGTCACTATGTATCCAGTTTTGGGATAGAGACAGTTTTGTTGATGGTCCTATCCGGTGTCTTCTATGTAATTTGGAGGGTGAATTTCCTTTTAGAACTGGTCAACTGTTGAGGCTTTTATCAGCACTTTGTGAAGGAGCTTGGCCTGCAGAATGTGTGTATGTTGAATCTTTATGCTCTTTCTCTTGGAACTCTTCTGGGAATCTTTTCATTTCTAGGTCTGAAGTTTGAGAGTCAAttatctttgtttttctttttcaacagGTTTAACTTTCTTGATAAATCTACTGGATTGTCATCTCTTTTTGAGATAAGTCGTGGCTCACTTGTTGATGCTGCTTCACAGAGTGTTAAGACAAGTCAGCCATTGCATGTTCCTGGTGTTGAAGGTTTGATCATTCCTAGTGGAACTCATGGTCATGTTTTGAAAATGGTTGATAGGAATATTGGCCTAGTGAGATGGGAGGTAGGTGTCAGTagtggttttatttatttatttaatatatatactagtgtttGCCTTGTGTTTTAAGCTCAGTTTTCTTTAAATTCTTTGTAATTGCATATGTCATGCTGCAATGGTACTAATGTGTTTTTGCATTCTAATTGAAATGAATGAAATATTGTATAACATATTATGTTGTTTTATTGCAGTATTCACAATCTGGGTTGCTTGTGCTGCTTTTACGGTTAGCCCAAGTGACACACTTGGATAGTTCTGATGAAGTCTTTGCTATTCTTGACTTACTTAGTCGAATGGTCTCCTTCAATGTGGTAATTGAATTTAACAGCTCTGTGCTGCTGGCGTAGTGTTATTGTTTTAGATACTGTTATTCTTTATGTTTTGCCTCTATTCTTTGATTTAGTGCCTCATAGAAGAAATAGAGGAATCAATATAGCTGATCTCAGCTATATTGGGACAAAGGACAAGGCTTGATCTTGCTCTATGGTCTTACATGCATCGTGTTCTAATGTAGCTTTATtgattttctgtatttgatatTTTACTGAGATCACAAACTTTTATTATTCCATCCttctaatttttgtttaaaacaTGTCTGGCCTTTTGTTTTGGTGAAATAGATGTTTAACAATGACGTGTGTGACCCATTACTGCATtcctattgttttttttttcctgaaaaattatttgtattgttttattgAGTATAACTGTGCCAGTAATAATCTTATATTGTTAGGCTGTCTGTTATTCTCTCATGGACTTCAGCAGATCTTTTTGCAATGAACTATGTTCTCCAAATGTGCGCTTGGAGGAAGATTTGCGGTAACAATTCGCCATGTTTTATTTTCCTCTTGATTGGATTAGCTTACTAGTGTTTTAAATTGGCTatagaattatattttatttctgattGATTCCCTCATTTATCTACAGTGTTAATGTGGCTGAGATCATTTGTGGTTTGATCAAGAATTTGCCTCCTAATTCTACTGGCGTGACTCTGATGTCCATGGGTGTTGATATTTTGACAAAGATGCTAAAATGGTAATTCTTTCCACCTATGTTGGCTCTCGCTTCACTCTTTCTCACTGTTACTCTAATTGTAATTGGCTTTATATACTCTAATGGCATTATGGCATCTGAGTTTACCTTTTTGTAGTTGATTGTAAGTTTATTTTTTGGTTGTTCCAATAAGAATGCTATGAGTTATGTTCTGGAGTCTTCTAATTATAGTAACTTGCGAGGTTTCTATATCCTAATACCTTGGAGGATCTTTCTCACTAATTTGTTTTGACTATTCTGTATGCTTGTATATACATTGCagtaacactttttttttggtcatattGCAGTTCACCACATCGTGTCACTACACTGTCAGTGAAGACAAATATATTTGATGTAGCTTTTAAAACAAATCCATTTGAAGTTGGTTCAAATGGTTTGTCAAGGTGATCTAATCAAATTTACTCCTAATAGAGTTTGGGTCTTTGGGGGCCTGCAAGTGTTGTCCATAGGCTAGTTTTTAATGAGATAAAATGTGTAGATGGTCATTCCTGTGGAACTACCAATTTTCTCTTGAACAAAGTCTTTCTCCTAAAACCATTATGCAATGATTTTCCAGTGGATCGTGGCTGCTTTCTGGACGACTTGCCAAAATGCTTCTGATTGACTGTGAGCAGAACGACTGTCAGCTGACTCTTTCAGGCAAGttacttttactattttttatgTCCATCAGTAACTTGTCATATACATTTACGGAATatatactgtttttttttcatgtgtTGCTATGTGcatctttttaattattaataaggGGTTCTTTGGAGCACATGGAATCAGCTCACACTACCTTGACATGCTAATCCCATATGATTATTCATATATCTAGTATGAATGAGTATTGATGATTGCGAAACACTGGGTTTACCTAATTTTATTCTATTCTTTGTGGTTTCATTATTTGACTTGGAGTGCATTGTTTTTGCAGTTCTTGATTTCACCACTGCACTTGTACAGACAGGAGCAGAAAATGATATTGTTCTTGCTCTTGTTATTTTTTCCATTCAGTATGTCCTTGTCAATCATGAGTTTTGGAAATATAAGGTGAAGCATGCTCGCTGGAAGGTGTCTCTGAAGgtaatattcatttcttttatgTTCGGATTGTCACATTCTctgttttattaatatttattattagtatttttcaATGGCAATTCTGAATTGATTTATACTCCATATCAAAATGCACTGAAGATTTGCAAGATATAAGATGTAAATATCACTGTTCATCACTCAAGAGAACTTATATTAGTATACCATGCTCAATTTTGTG
It includes:
- the LOC116032366 gene encoding repetitive proline-rich cell wall protein 2-like, yielding MGAQSLCRRVLLGFLLSLFIAGFCYGTDESTVRVVGFGECADCKENNIKTSQAFSGLRVTIDCKLENGEMQRKGVGELDKDGKFEVSLPKEIVKEECYAQLHSASAAPCPAHNGIQASKIVAKRDGKHALEPAGNLKFSTAVCQSAFLWPHPKLPPFPKLHPWKKHFPNLPPLPPLKHFGHPFPIPPISIPPIKPLPPKPPIYFPPIKPLPPKPPVYIPPIKPLPPKAPVYVPPVKPLPPPVPIYKPKPKPPVYVPPVKPLPPPVPIYKPKPKPPVYVPPVKPLPPPVPIYKPKPKPPIYVPPVKPLPPPVPIYKPKPKPPVYVPPVKPLPPPVPIYKPKPKPPVYIPPVKPLPPPVPIYKPKPKPPVYVPPVVKPCPPTVPIYKPKPKPPIYIPPIKPLPPPVPIYKPKPPVYIPPVKPLPPPVPIYKPKPPVYIPPVKPLPPPVPIYKPKPPVYIPPVKPLPPPVPIYKPKPPIYIPPIVKPLPPPVPIYKPKPKPPIYIPPIVKPLPPIYKPKPKPPIYIPPIIVKPLPPPIPIYKPLPPIIKKPCPPKIPSLPPFHHPLLPPLPPHIPHP
- the LOC116032892 gene encoding translocon-associated protein subunit alpha-like, which encodes MAIRVFSFILFLLLSSSFLQVTRCESEAGNDVVESTEEGDLGIVGEDVQDFGGGAFGPAPGVETVCVFPKNPSRVVTAGEESELLVGMKNDGESTLKVISIQATLHLPFDHRYLVQNLTIQGFNNATVPSSAQAAFPYIFGVNKFLQAGSFDLVGSIVYEIDQHPYQSTFYNGTIEVTEPGGLLSVESVFLFCLGVGLVGLLVFWLHGQIQRLSKKTKRAPKAAKVEVGTGTRDASMDEWLQGTAFTQSQSKSKKKN